The proteins below are encoded in one region of Pseudophryne corroboree isolate aPseCor3 chromosome 8, aPseCor3.hap2, whole genome shotgun sequence:
- the LOC134948303 gene encoding RING finger protein 44-like — MSRRELRRLLEDQRRWRSRHGDPDVASETVFEERLRSERRGERRARQDQRPQRENRERSRSPLPAPDAAERPNPDHLPGHLHLTFHQPAENGQDLPAMVVELTKQNLPAFLVEIRMRNLPPMMMVIGGQDFPPMEVEISGHNLPATVTEINEQNLPVMEVEISGFPSHHTTEDEATQACVVCLMEFGHGERVTVLPCSHKYHTSCIYQWMDTNPSCPVCRRDCIPRPVLWRIS, encoded by the coding sequence ATGTTGCTTCGGAGACCGTGTTTGAGGAGAGGCTGCGGTCCGAGCGGAGAGGAGAGAGAAGAGCTCGTCAGGATCAGAGACCTCAGAGGGAGAACAGAGAGAGAAGCCGTTCTCCCCTTCCTGCTCCCGACGCTGCAGAGAGACCAAACCCAGATCATCTCCCTGGTCATCTTCATCTCACCTTTCATCAACCAGCAGAGAATGGGCAGGATCTCCCGGCCATGGTGGTGGAGCTCACTAAGCAGAATCTCCCGGCTTTCCTGGTGGAGATCAGAATGCGGAATCtcccacccatgatgatggtgatcGGCGGACAGGATTTCCCGCCCATGGAGGTAGAGATCAGCGGGCACAATCTTCCAGCCACGGTGACCGAGATCAACGAGCAGAATCTCCCCGTCATGGAGGTAGAGATCAGCGGATTCCCATCTCACCATACCACAGAGGATGAAGCCACACAGGCGTGTGTGGTCTGCTTGATGGAGTTTGGACATGGAGAACGGGTGACTGTCCTGCCCTGCAGCCACAAGTACCACACCAGCTGCATCTACCAGTGGATGGACACAAACCCCAGCTGTCCTGTGTGCCGGAGAGACTGCATCCCGAGGCCGGTCCTGTGGCGGATCTCCTGA